From Coffea arabica cultivar ET-39 chromosome 2e, Coffea Arabica ET-39 HiFi, whole genome shotgun sequence, the proteins below share one genomic window:
- the LOC113732646 gene encoding raucaffricine-O-beta-D-glucosidase-like has protein sequence MEIHRSDFPPEFLFGAATSSYQIEGGVREGGRGLSNWDFLCNSTPGKAQGQNGNVACYSYGLYKEDVKICKKLGLDSYRFSISWSRVLPGGRLSAGVNREGIQYYNNLIDELLANGIQPFVTLHHFEVPQILEEQYGGFLDKRIIKDYLDLAELCFWEFGDRVKYWTTFNEPWTFIYFGYVTGQFPPCRGSSSEEHAKLSALQHKTHHRNPLVCEDGDPGVEPYTAARNLLLAHAEAVDLYRKKFKAQGGQIGITLVAHWFEPFHHHLERDINAAQRVQDFMLGWFMDPITYGRYPKSMTDNVPPERLQRFSEEESIQLRGSYDFLGLNYYTARYVVAASVHHSGPPSYITDQHGTQKNKGPDGNPIGEPTECDWLFSYPKGMHKILHYIKQRYNDPPIFITENGLADKNHPDYTVSEACNDETRIEYLREHLKEIRLAMIENRVNVKGYFVWSLMDNFEWASGYNYRFGLVYVNFTDRYLSRFPKNSALWYMNFLDKKYRPIPHPLKNNALLEDETISPTSTSPLPYQTNAPNSGEMVVHEGTPTKRHRKT, from the exons ATGGAAATCCATCGTTCGGATTTTCCCCCTGAATTTCTCTTTGGAGCTGCAACTTCTTCTTATCAG ATTGAAGGTGGTGTACGGGAAGGGGGCCGCGGCCTTAGTAATTGGGATTTCTTGTGCAATTCAACACCAG GAAAGGCCCAAGGTCAAAATGGAAACGTTGCATGTTATTCATACGGGCTGTACAAG GAAGATGTGAAAATTTGCAAGAAACTGGGCTTGGACTCCTACAGATTTTCAATTTCATGGAGTAGAGTATTGCCCg GTGGGAGACTAAGTGCAGGCGTAAACAGAGAAGGAATCCAGTACTACAACAATCTCATTGACGAGCTCTTGGCAAATG GCATTCAACCTTTTGTGACCCTGCACCACTTTGAAGTTCCACAAATTCTCGAAGAACAGTATGGTGGTTTCTTAGATAAGAGAATTAT AAAGGACTACCTGGACCTTGCTGAATTGTGCTTTTGGGAATTCGGTGATCGTGTGAAATATTGGACAACATTCAATGAGCCATGGACTTTTATATACTTTGGATATGTAACTGGTCAATTTCCCCCTTGTCGAGGTTCATCTTCAGAGGAGCACGCGAAACTTTCTGCTCTCCAACACAAAACTCATCACCGGAACCCATTGGTTTGTGAAGATGGAGATCCAGGTGTTGAACCATATACTGCAGCACGTAACTTGCTCCTTGCTCATGCTGAAGCAGTTGATCTTTACAGGAAAAAATTCAAG GCTCAAGGGGGACAAATTGGCATAACACTCGTTGCCCATTGGTTTGAGCCATTCCATCACCACTTAGAGAGAGACATAAATGCCGCTCAACGAGTACAGGACTTTATGTTGGGCTG GTTTATGGATCCAATAACATATGGTCGATATCCAAAGAGCATGACAGATAATGTGCCACCAGAGCGCCTTCAACGATTTTCAGAGGAAGAATCCATCCAACTAAGAGGATCATATGATTTCCTTGGGCTCAACTATTACACAGCCAGATATGTAGTTGCTGCATCTGTCCACCACAGTGGACCTCCGAGCTACATTACTGATCAGCATGGCACTCAAAAAA ATAAGGGTCCTGATGGGAATCCTATTGGTGAACCA ACTGAGTGTGATTGGCTATTCAGTTATCCGAAGGGGATGCACAAGATTTTGCACTACATAAAGCAACGTTACAATGATCCACCAATTTTTATCACTGAGAATG GACTTGCTGATAAAAATCATCCTGATTATACGGTTTCTGAAGCTTGTAACGATGAGACGAGGATTGAATACCTTCGCGAGCACTTAAAAGAAATAAGACTGGCCATGATTGA AAATCGTGTCAATGTCAAGGGATATTTCGTATGGTCATTGATGGACAATTTCGAGTGGGCATCAGGCTACAATTATCGGTTTGGCCTTGTGTATGTTAACTTCACAGATCGTTATTTGTCAAGATTCCCAAAAAACTCAGCTCTATGGTACATGAATTTTCTGGACAAGAAGTATAGACCTATACCACATCCACTGAAAAATAATGCCCTACTTGAGGATGAAACTATAAGCCCTACTTCTACTTCGCCGCTGCCATATCAAACGAATGCCCCAAATTCGGGAGAAATGGTTGTTCATGAGGGTACTCCAACTAAGAGGCACCGCAAAACTTGA
- the LOC113729605 gene encoding perakine reductase-like codes for MAGEDEMPRVKLGSQGLEVSRIGFGCMGLTGIYNSPVPEEDGIAILKQAYYQGVTFWDTSDVYGAEHANEYLVGKALKQLPREKVQLATKFGVFKIEPTKVTVKGTPEYVRSCCENSLKRLQVDYIDLYYIHRIDTTVPIEETMGELKKLVEEGKIKYIGLSEASPDTIRRAHAVHPITALQQEYSLWTRDIEPELLPLCRELGIGLVPYSPVGRGLFAGKAVVESLPQNSFLETHPRYTGENFEKNKTIYFRLDALAKKHGCTPAQLAIAWVLRQGEGIVPIPGTTKVKNLQENNGSVKVKLTEEDLKELSDAVPINNVAGQRTSDALFRTSFYFASTPPPPKKCRLE; via the exons ATGGCTGGTGAAGATGAGATGCCAAGAGTGAAGTTGGGAAGCCAAGGACTTGAG GTTTCAAGAATTGGATTTGGCTGTATGGGCCTAACTGGAATCTACAATTCGCCAGTACCAGAGGAGGATGGAATTGCAATACTCAAGCAGGCGTATTACCAAGGAGTTACATTTTGGGATACCTCAGATGTATATGGAGCAGAACATGCTAACGAATACTTGGTTGGAAAG GCATTGAAGCAACTGCCTCGCGAAAAAGTCCAGTTAGCTACAAAGTTCGGTGTGTTTAAAATTGAGCCCACAAAAGTAACAGTAAAAGGCACTCCTGAATATGTTCGCTCCTGCTGTGAGAATAGCTTGAAGCGCCTTCAAGTGGACTACATAGATCTCTATTACATACATCGAATAGACACTACAGTACCGATTGAAGAAACA ATGGGAGAGCTTAAAAAATTAGTTGAAGAAGGTAAAATTAAGTACATTGGGTTATCTGAAGCTAGCCCAGATACTATAAGGAGGGCACATGCTGTTCATCCTATCACTGCTTTGCAACAGGAATATTCCCTGTGGACCCGTGACATCGAGCCAGAGTTGCTACCACTCTGCAG GGAACTTGGAATTGGGTTGGTTCCATATAGCCCTGTCGGTCGTGGTCTTTTTGCTGGCAAGGCTGTTGTTGAAAGCTTGCCTCAGAATAGCTTCTTG GAAACTCATCCAAGGTATACAGGAGAGAACTTCGAAAAGAACAAGACCATATATTTCCGCTTAGATGCGTTGGCTAAAAAGCATGGATGCACTCCTGCCCAACTTGCAATTGCTTGGGTTCTTCGTCAGGGTGAAGGCATTGTACCCATTCCTG GTACAACTAAAGTAAAAaatcttcaagaaaataatgGTTCTGTGAAAGTCAAGCTCACAGAGGAGGATTTGAAGGAGCTATCAGATGCAGTGCCAATCAACAATGTTGCAGGACAGAGGACATCAGATGCACTATTCCGTACTTCGTTTTACTTTGCTAGTACACCACCACCACCGAAGAAGTGCAGACTAGAGTAA